In Plasmodium falciparum 3D7 genome assembly, chromosome: 8, the following proteins share a genomic window:
- a CDS encoding DnaJ protein, putative: MFDYYKNKYKKGCLPYFLVIEIFSVIILGFIYVTFLDTRPYIGNSFIATDFFDRWGRYLYATERFNEIFGIPSKDVLRSRSKIERYEEDDVILINRFVDEDEYNAFLYIKKLMKDLKKYKLWNNYSVIPHVNEYNIVNKNEIDERIDNEIDTIKIFSKSNKNIMYDLWFKVMNNEKMKYYSLINILKNTYKELKIIYKIPRNLRKRRRNKCKNIIYMYGDFMELMLNEMFEDWFNEGDFFLDEFKLLINSNRIAWKALMNHIQCTCKNIMTEGLEEVIRKKNEKRSSNNIKKSSEKRKRRNRNENTKCAEKKNIDNYKEKVFLLKYNQYLSFNYKDSVDTELNMDEKEKRFKVKRRKHKKGKLRGTHMENENMKECMKQKEKNLNETLLNNPDLYKSESNNIKSNNIKSNNIKSNNIKSNNIKSNNIKSNNIQSNNIKSNNIQSNIIQSNTIQSNNIQSNNIQSNNIQSRKSRNLEEAESIFSSETRFNNYNKKKVYYLDEEAHELFSNKNSKQKDNNNDNAYGGCSRSRSSCVDTKYYDILNVKPYASFKEIKDSFYKLALKYHPDKNENNIEAKIMFQKINEAYQILSDEDQRRKYDEGELNEVNDAFFMDPLIFFMMLFTSEELFDYIGTLRIATFVSLVFKHNFFANGILTTKNIINKGIEKEQKKREVELAILLRERLQPYVDGNENWAENMENEIKKLFVSPFACSILESIGWTYENVSKRYIDEITNKWGIGLSFVNIKLAYRTVRAVYSHVKSFFNIIFTVKKLKRAYEIMDSIIDGKDVHEPISNESNNMICDSECSCDYNVITPDNINKDSMSSNFNNNHSEHENNRKNVSEACSIISKKNNINDLNDNNSPITYEEKNKILKSFIIELLTVILYDIETTVRNASDKFLRDQGVDVYMRLKRAEGMCILGKLMQKWVKTKKNDQDINKFDFINHTKNAFDKASCVDVDEDD; the protein is encoded by the exons atgtttgattattataaaaataaatataaaaagggaTGTTTGCCCTATTTTTTAGTAATTGAAATTTTTAGTGTTATTATCCTTggatttatatatgtgacgTTTCTt gatACAAGGCCGTATATAGGAAATTCATTTATTGCAACCGACTTTTTTGATAGATGGGGAAGATATTTATATGCCACAGAAAGATTCAATGAAATTTTTGGTATTCCTTCTAAGGATGTATTAAGGAGTAGATCAAAAATAGAAAGatatgaagaagatgatgtcatattaataaatagatTTGTAGATGAAGATGAGTATAatgcatttttatatattaaaaaattgatGAAGGAtttaaaaaagtataaattaTGGAATAATTATAGTGTAATTCCACATGTTAATGAATACAATATAGTGAATAAAAATGAGATTGATGAAAGAATAGATAATGAAATTgatacaataaaaatattctcaaaaagtaataaaaatataatgtatgaTTTATGGTTTAAAGTAATGAATAacgaaaaaatgaaatattattctttaattaatatattaaaaaatacgTACAAAGAattgaaaattatttataaaattccaAGAAATCTCCGAAAGAGAAGACGGAATAAATGtaagaatattatttatatgtatggtGATTTTATGGAGTTAATGTTGAATGAAATGTTTGAAGATTGGTTTAATGAAGgagatttttttttggatgAATTTAAATTGTTAATAAATTCAAATAGAATTGCATGGAAAGCCTTAATGAATCATATTCAATGTActtgtaaaaatattatgactGAAGGTTTGGAAGAAGTCatacgaaaaaaaaatgaaaaaaggagttctaataatataaagaaaagttcagaaaaaagaaaaaggagaAACAGAAATGAAAACACAAAATGTGCtgagaagaaaaatatagacAATTATAAGGAAAAAGTATTTTTATTGAAATATAATcaatatttatcatttaattataaagatTCTGTTGATACAGAACTAAATATGgatgaaaaggaaaaacgTTTTAAGGTTAAACGGAGGAAACACAAAAAAGGCAAATTAAGAGGTACACATatggaaaatgaaaatatgaaagaaTGCATGAAacagaaagaaaaaaatttaaatgaaactttattaaataatccAGATTTATATAAATCGGAATCAAATAATATCAAATCGAATAATATCAAATCGAATAATATCAAAtcgaataatattaaatcgaataatattaaatcgaataatattaaatcgAATAATATCCaatcaaataatattaaatcaaataatatCCAATCAAATATTATCCAATCAAATACCATCCAATCAAATAACATCCAATCAAATAACATCCAATCAAATAATATCCAATCAAGAAAATCACGAAATTTAGAAGAGGCAGAAAGTATTTTCTCAAGTGAAACAcgttttaataattataataaaaaaaaagtatattatttaGATGAGGAAGCCCATGAATTATTTTCTAATAAAAATTCCAAACaaaaggataataataatgataatgcaTATGGAGGCTGTTCAAGGTCAAGAAGTTCTTGTGTtgatacaaaatattatgacATATTAAATGTGAAACCATATGCAAGTTTCAAGGAAATAAAAGATAGCTTTTATAAGTTAGCTTTAAAATATCATCcagataaaaatgaaaataatattgaagCGAAAATAATGTTTCAGAAGATAAATGAAGCATATCAAATATTAAGTGATGAAGATCAAAGGAGAAAATATGATGAAGGAGAATTAAATGAGGTGAATGACGCTTTTTTTATGGAcccattaattttttttatgatgttATTTACATCAGAAGAATTATTTGATTATATTGGAACATTAAGAATTGCTACCTTTGTTAGTTTAGTATTCAAACACAATTTTTTTGCTAATGGAATTTTAACAAcaaaaaacataataaataaaggaATTGAAAAGGAACAGAAAAAAAGGGAAGTTGAACTAGCTATATTATTAAGAGAACGGTTACAACCATATGTTGATGGGAATGAAAATTGGGCTGAAAATATGGagaatgaaattaaaaagttGTTTGTGTCCCCATTTGCGTGTTCTATTTTAGAGTCCATAGGTTGGACGTATGAAAATGTTTCTAAAAGATATATAGATGAAATTACAAATAAGTGGGGTATAGGTTTATCttttgttaatattaaattagcTTATAGGACTGTTCGAGCTGTATATTCTCATGTaaaatctttttttaatattatttttacagtTAAGAAATTAAAACGAGCTTATGAAATTATGGATTCCATAATAGATGGTAAAGATGTCCATGAGCCTATTTCAAACGAGtctaataatatgatatgtGATTCAGAATGTAGTTGCGATTACAATGTAATTACACccgataatataaataaggaTAGCATGTCTagtaattttaataataatcatagtGAACATGAAAATAATAGGAAAAACGTAAGCGAAGCATGCAGCATAATtagtaaaaagaataatataaatgatttaaatgataataattctcCTATaacatatgaagaaaaaaataaaattttaaaatccTTCATAATAGAATTACTCACAGTTATATTATACGATATAGAAACAACAGTTAGGAATGCTTCTGATAAGTTTTTAAGGGATCAAGGAGTAGATGTATATATGAGACTAAAAAGAGCAGAAGGAATGTGTATTTTAGGAAAATTAATGCAAAAATGggtaaaaacaaaaaaaaatgatcaagatataaataaattcgATTTTATAAATCATACAAAAAATGCTTTTGATAAAGCATCATGTGTAGATGTTGATGAAGATGATTAG